In a single window of the Branchiostoma floridae strain S238N-H82 chromosome 2, Bfl_VNyyK, whole genome shotgun sequence genome:
- the LOC118404107 gene encoding uncharacterized protein LOC118404107: MSPFSVFAAVLVLLPSTILSARGQSRHPPRVNPSSIAVTWHTAHVRPYTLNVTVTWEKPGSAVIDGYLVKLVQLFEDTGNEGDHPPVGSLPDFFSDDDVDGLFGGIPPPLFPTEPGEDIFPLDGAFEPPSSRANVESYLNLGYTLVTNESFVGTNLKYGHQYNLKISVVSSDVISAETDDIVLSPDCYSTTSDLEFCKDQPIIFSSAPAHLNVANLSRDDTENVTAVVTWSKPVQHGGPILGYFVRVTFSGTDDLVPCSPGGYVDSTTVAGSDDIPFVIRRLEVDQQYRVQVTPLVDVERADTDTPYGNPAWVTLDTTGLPDSDWSMRGKMEEPRAGHVTSGQPITSKVPTNMLMIFALVAVTCM, translated from the exons ATGTCGCCATTTTCTGTCTTCGCAGCAGTCCTTGTGCTCTTGCCGTCCACCATTTTGTCCGCGAGAG GCCAATCCCGGCATCCTCCGCGGGTGAACCCGAGCAGCATCGCAGTAACATGGCACACTGCGCATGTCCGGCCATACACGCTTAACGTCACGGTCACGTGGGAAAAGCCAG GTTCTGCTGTGATAGACGGTTATCTCGTCAAACTGGTCCAGCTGTTTGAAGACACTGGGAACGAGGGTGACCATCCTCCAGTAGGCTCACTCCCAGACTTCTTCTCGGACGATGATGTCGACGGTTTGTTCGGTG GCATCCCGCCACCGCTGTTTCCAACCGAGCCTGGAGAAGACATTTTTCCGCTGGACGGCGCTTTTGAGCCACCGTCATCCAGAGCAAACGTCGAGTCGTACCTGAACTTGGGGTACACCTTGGTG aCTAATGAGTCATTTGTGGGGACGAACCTGAAGTACGGACACCAGTATAACCTAAAG ATTTCCGTCGTTTCCAGTGACGTCATCAGTGCGGAGACGGATGATATCGTGTTGTCTCCAG ATTGCTATTCAACAACTTCGGACCTGGAATTCTGCAAAGACCAAC CTATAATATTCTCCAGTGCGCCTGCGCACCTTAATGTTGCCAACCTGTCACGTGACGACACAGAGAACGTCACGGCGGTGGTCACGTGGTCAAAGCCGGTACAACATGGCGGCCCGATCTTAGGTTACTTCGTCCGGGTGACCTTCTCAGGGACAGATGACCTTGTACCGTGTTCTCCAGGGGGATATGTAGACTCG ACCACAGTAGCCGGAAGTGACGACATACCTTTCGTAATCCGTAGGCTGGAAGTTGATCAGCAGTACCGAGTGCAG GTGACGCCCCTGGTTGATGTTGAGAGGGCTGACACAGACACACCCTACGGAAATCCAGCTTGGGTGACCTTGGACACCACGG GGCTCCCtgattctgattggtcaatgcgAGGCAAGATGGAGGAACCTAGGGCAGGTCACGTGACGAGTGGACAACCAATCACATCAAAAGTGCCTACCAacatgctaatgatatttgcaTTGGTCGCAGTGAcgtgtatgtaa